The Sphaeramia orbicularis chromosome 16, fSphaOr1.1, whole genome shotgun sequence genome window below encodes:
- the LOC115435851 gene encoding protein PELPK1-like, with product MSDRRTVWYASHGSVRPHGLVHPSRFGTPLTVWYTPHDSQNLPRLEGIETKTLQRPEGKKTKTLQRPEGKRTKTLQRPEGKKTETLQRPEGKRTKTVQRPEGKRTKTLQRPEGKRTKTLQRPEGKKTEMLQRLEGKRTKTLQRPEGKRTKTLQRPEGKRTKTLQRPEGKRTKTLQRLEGKRTKTLQRPEGKRTKTLQRPEGKRTKTLQRLEGKRTKTLQRPEGKRTKTLQRPEGKRTKTLQRPEGKRTKTLQRLEGKRTKTLQRPEGKRTKTLQRPEGKRTKTLQRLEGKKTEMLQRPNELNL from the exons atgTCAGACCGTCGAACTGTTTGGTACGCCTCTCACGGTTCAGTACGCCCTCATGGTTTGGTACACCCCTCACGGTTTGGTACACCCCTCACGGTTTGGTACACCCCTCACGATTCG caAAACCTGCCGAGACTggagggtatcgagaccaagacactacAGAGACCGGAGGGTAAGAAGACCAAGACGCTGCAGAGACCGGAGGGTAAGAGGACCAAGACGCTGCAGAGACCAGAGGGTAAGAAGACTGAGACACTGCAGAGACCAGAGGGTAAGAGGACCAAGACAGTGCAGAGACCAGAGGGTAAGAggaccaagacactgcagagaccggAGGGTAAGAGGACCAAGACGCTGCAGAGACCGGAGGGTAAGAAGACTGAGATGCTGCAGAGACTGGAGGGTAAGAggaccaagacactgcagagaccagAGGGTAAGAggaccaagacactgcagagaccggAGGGTAAGAggaccaagacactgcagagaccggAGGGTAAGAggaccaagacactgcagagactgGAGGGTAAGAggaccaagacactgcagagaccggAGGGTAAGAggaccaagacactgcagagaccggAGGGTAAGAggaccaagacactgcagagactgGAGGGTAAGAGGACCAAGACGCTGCAGAGACCGGAGGGTAAGAGGACCAAGACGCTGCAGAGACCGGAGGGTAAGAggaccaagacactgcagagaccggAGGGTAAGAggaccaagacactgcagagactgGAGGGTAAGAGGACCAAGACGCTGCAGAGACCGGAGGGTAAGAGGACCAAGACGCTGCAGAGACCGGAGGGTAAGAGGACCAAGACGCTGCAGAGACTGGAGGGTAAGAAGACTGAGATGCTGCAGAGACCAAATGAGTTGAATCtgtga